The following coding sequences are from one Methanococcoides orientis window:
- a CDS encoding DUF6951 family protein produces the protein MTDITVNSRICGFTHKIHGTKDGKNVKIKIETQCPKVKNISELEVPMMQLFGIKENIVTAKAQEGNCCATCLVPCGILHACNLELGLISQKLAKDVGNLSIEFE, from the coding sequence ATGACAGACATCACAGTGAATTCAAGAATTTGCGGTTTTACACACAAGATACACGGAACCAAGGACGGAAAGAACGTTAAGATAAAGATCGAAACCCAATGTCCAAAGGTCAAGAATATTTCCGAGCTTGAAGTGCCAATGATGCAGCTCTTTGGGATCAAAGAGAATATAGTCACCGCTAAAGCACAAGAAGGAAACTGTTGCGCAACATGCCTGGTACCATGCGGAATCCTTCATGCATGCAATCTTGAACTGGGACTTATCTCTCAAAAACTTGCAAAAGATGTAGGCAACCTTAGTATCGAGTTCGAGTGA
- a CDS encoding RPA family protein has protein sequence MVEREIAHRIFAKELNDSSSTIHSTIEEAINSEGHTPNYLLTPVGTMVNRVFIVGVITEVDNVGTDTDTWKARVVDPSGAFTVYAGQYQPQAAIFLSSVETPAFVSVVGKVRVYKPDAGSPIISLRPEEIHLADEAMRNCWVIDTAELTLDRIDAFSKMLSLCENDPDSFNCTENMEIPSNLSEGICLAIDNYGTGADYLNELRSVVKRCIISIDLASSADGDKDLDVVVMELLEELDEGKGVEYMDLLSVANSRNINEKAVDSAVRSLLAKGQCYEPKIGIIRPIS, from the coding sequence ATGGTTGAGCGTGAAATTGCACACAGGATATTTGCAAAAGAGTTGAACGATTCAAGCTCTACAATACATTCTACTATCGAAGAAGCGATAAATTCAGAGGGTCATACTCCAAATTACCTTCTCACTCCGGTGGGAACAATGGTAAATCGTGTTTTCATTGTTGGTGTTATCACGGAGGTTGATAATGTAGGCACTGACACGGACACATGGAAAGCCCGTGTGGTTGATCCTTCAGGTGCCTTTACAGTATATGCCGGTCAGTATCAACCACAGGCAGCTATATTCCTCTCTTCCGTAGAAACTCCTGCATTTGTTTCTGTAGTTGGGAAGGTGCGTGTATATAAGCCGGACGCCGGAAGCCCGATCATATCCCTGCGGCCTGAAGAGATCCATCTGGCCGATGAAGCTATGCGCAATTGCTGGGTAATTGATACTGCAGAACTGACTCTTGACAGGATCGATGCCTTTTCAAAAATGTTGTCCTTATGCGAAAATGATCCTGATTCGTTCAATTGCACGGAAAATATGGAAATTCCCTCGAATTTATCAGAGGGCATCTGTCTGGCCATTGATAATTATGGTACTGGCGCTGATTATCTGAATGAACTGAGGTCCGTAGTTAAAAGGTGTATTATTTCTATTGATCTTGCATCTTCTGCAGATGGCGATAAAGATCTAGATGTTGTCGTAATGGAATTGCTGGAAGAGCTTGATGAAGGAAAAGGTGTGGAGTATATGGATCTTCTTTCAGTTGCGAATTCCCGCAACATAAATGAAAAGGCAGTGGACTCAGCAGTCAGGTCTTTGCTTGCAAAGGGGCAATGTTATGAACCAAAGATCGGCATCATCAGGCCGATCTCATAA